One genomic segment of Nocardia spumae includes these proteins:
- the lysA gene encoding diaminopimelate decarboxylase, giving the protein MTLLEIFPSLRSGMPSPRLDATVWPSRTHYDDLGRITIDGVALDDIADRYGTPTYVLSETEIRERCKSYRKIFPGTEIVYAAKALLTRAVAEWVTAEGLGVDVCSSGELAIALSAGVDPRRIILHGSGKPFAELEYAVGVGVGRIVVDSPTEVSLLSTLVTRPQRVLLRMTPDIDVHGHPAVRTGVADQKFGFALDGAATEDAIRDILAHPLLELAGLHCHLGSQIHDPDHYGEAVRRLVARMAEVRREHGKLLTELNLGGGHAVAYRTGDAELNLCELADIIDDALDAACARNRFPRPVVTMEPGRGIVARAGVTVYRVTAVKQVEGGRTFVIVDGGMNDNPRVALYGARYTAVVANRHPTGPEFTATVAGRYCEAGDILATDVRMPADLHVGELLAIPATGAYHHSLASSYNGVGRPPIVAVRHGRMREVVRRETVRDLLARDIG; this is encoded by the coding sequence GTGACGTTGCTCGAGATTTTCCCGTCCTTACGTTCGGGGATGCCGTCCCCTCGACTGGACGCCACCGTCTGGCCGAGCCGGACTCACTACGACGATCTGGGCCGCATCACGATCGACGGGGTCGCCCTCGACGATATCGCCGACCGCTACGGCACACCCACCTACGTGTTGAGCGAAACCGAGATCCGCGAACGCTGCAAGTCCTATCGCAAGATCTTTCCCGGTACCGAAATCGTCTATGCCGCCAAGGCTCTGCTCACCCGGGCGGTGGCGGAATGGGTGACCGCAGAGGGGCTCGGGGTCGACGTCTGCTCCTCCGGTGAGCTCGCGATCGCGCTGTCGGCCGGTGTCGACCCGCGCCGAATCATCCTGCACGGCAGCGGGAAACCGTTCGCCGAACTGGAATACGCGGTCGGCGTCGGAGTCGGGCGCATCGTGGTCGATTCGCCGACCGAGGTCAGCCTGCTCAGCACTCTGGTCACCCGGCCGCAGCGCGTCCTGCTCCGGATGACGCCGGATATCGACGTCCACGGCCATCCTGCCGTGCGGACCGGCGTGGCCGATCAGAAGTTCGGCTTCGCCTTGGACGGCGCGGCGACCGAGGACGCGATCCGCGACATCCTCGCGCATCCGCTGCTGGAATTGGCGGGCTTGCACTGTCATCTCGGATCCCAGATCCACGATCCGGACCACTACGGCGAGGCGGTGCGCCGGCTCGTCGCCCGCATGGCCGAGGTCCGCCGCGAGCACGGAAAACTGCTGACCGAACTGAATCTGGGCGGCGGCCATGCCGTGGCCTACCGAACCGGCGACGCCGAGCTGAATCTGTGCGAGCTGGCCGACATCATCGACGACGCCCTCGATGCGGCCTGTGCGCGTAATCGTTTCCCCCGCCCCGTCGTCACCATGGAACCCGGTCGCGGCATCGTCGCCCGCGCGGGTGTCACCGTCTATCGGGTCACCGCCGTCAAACAGGTCGAGGGAGGGCGCACGTTCGTCATCGTGGACGGCGGCATGAACGACAATCCGCGCGTGGCCCTCTACGGCGCCCGCTATACCGCCGTCGTGGCCAATCGCCACCCCACCGGCCCGGAGTTCACCGCCACCGTGGCCGGACGCTATTGCGAAGCCGGCGACATCCTCGCCACCGACGTCCGCATGCCGGCCGATCTGCACGTCGGTGAGCTGCTGGCGATTCCGGCGACCGGCGCCTACCACCACAGCCTGGCCTCGTCCTACAACGGCGTGGGCCGGCCGCCGATCGTCGCGGTCCGCCACGGCCGGATGCGCGAGGTGGTGCGCCGGGAGACGGTGCGGGACCTGCTGGCCCGCGACATCGGCTGA
- a CDS encoding SDR family oxidoreductase, with translation MITAQARPATILVTGATGNIGRELVNRLAGHGDIRVRATTRDPDTAALPEGVEPVRADLRDAAALRPALAGADALFLVSRVGDDAAILSAARRAGVAHVVLVSSITVLTHPHLGPARENAAVEQLVRDSGMAWTILRPTQFASNALWWADSIRETGEVEVPFAGIGLPAIHPGDIAGVASAALTGSAHRGRTYPLTGPARITPREQVQVIASALGRALTVTEIDRTRARERMLAAMDSDTADALLDVTGGDANDELLAVRDTVARITGFPARTFRDWVSRNIARFR, from the coding sequence ATGATCACTGCACAGGCCCGGCCCGCGACGATCCTGGTAACCGGCGCCACCGGAAATATCGGCCGTGAGCTGGTGAACCGCCTGGCCGGTCACGGCGATATCCGGGTGCGGGCGACCACCCGCGATCCGGACACCGCCGCACTGCCCGAGGGCGTGGAGCCGGTCCGGGCCGATCTGCGGGACGCGGCGGCACTGCGGCCCGCGCTCGCGGGTGCCGACGCGCTGTTCCTGGTATCGCGGGTAGGCGATGACGCCGCCATACTGTCGGCGGCGCGACGTGCGGGCGTCGCGCACGTCGTGCTGGTGTCGTCGATCACCGTGCTGACCCATCCGCATCTGGGCCCGGCCCGCGAGAACGCGGCCGTGGAACAACTGGTCCGCGACAGTGGGATGGCATGGACCATCCTGCGGCCCACACAATTCGCGTCCAACGCGCTGTGGTGGGCGGATTCGATTCGCGAGACCGGCGAGGTCGAGGTCCCGTTCGCCGGAATCGGTCTGCCCGCCATACATCCCGGGGACATCGCGGGCGTGGCGTCGGCGGCACTGACCGGATCCGCGCATCGCGGGCGGACCTACCCGCTGACCGGTCCCGCCCGGATCACCCCGCGCGAGCAGGTGCAGGTCATCGCCTCGGCCCTCGGGCGCGCTCTGACGGTCACCGAGATCGACCGGACCCGAGCGCGGGAACGAATGCTCGCGGCGATGGATTCCGATACCGCCGACGCACTGCTCGATGTCACCGGCGGTGACGCCAACGACGAGTTGCTGGCGGTCCGGGACACGGTCGCCCGTATCACCGGCTTCCCGGCGCGGACGTTCCGGGACTGGGTATCCCGGAACATCGCGCGGTTCCGGTAG
- a CDS encoding helicase HerA-like domain-containing protein, with translation MTTPEDRAAKAAAARRAAEEAARVAAEAAAAAEAAEAEAAAEQATTESAAGAGDSAGDSAARQIAAGYEFEGAALELGAVVVDGAIDSAARVRIPMRTLNRHGLVAGATGTGKTKTLQGIAEQLSAAGVPVVLADVKGDLSGLAQPGQSDDKLVARATQTGDADWAPRGFPTEFVSLGTEGIGVPIRATITSFGPVLLSKVLGLNETQESTLGLIFHWADTRGLALLDLKDLRSVIQHLTSPEGKEELKGIGGVSAATAGVVLRALVNLEADGGDTFFGEPELDPADLLRTADGQGVITLFELGSQATRPVLFSTFLMWVLADLFQTLPEVGDVDKPKLVFIFDEAHLLFNDASKAFLEQVEQTVKLIRSKGVGVFFCTQLPTDVPNAVLSQLGARVQHALRAFTPDDQKALSKTVRTYPETTAYDLDKALTSLGIGEAIVTVLSEVGAPTPVAWTRLRPPRSLMGSIGDDGIRSRAQASPLYAEYGQTVDRESAYEMLAAKVAAAQPEPEPERSGGRAPEPDSSAAERIMSNPAVKSFLRSAASAAGREISRSLFGTRKR, from the coding sequence ATGACTACTCCCGAAGACAGGGCGGCGAAAGCGGCGGCGGCGCGTCGGGCCGCCGAGGAGGCGGCCCGGGTCGCCGCGGAAGCGGCGGCGGCAGCGGAGGCGGCCGAAGCCGAGGCCGCCGCCGAACAGGCCACGACGGAATCGGCTGCCGGGGCGGGGGATTCGGCGGGCGATTCCGCGGCCCGGCAGATCGCCGCGGGCTACGAATTCGAGGGCGCCGCGCTCGAACTCGGCGCGGTGGTGGTCGACGGCGCGATCGACAGTGCTGCGCGCGTGCGGATTCCGATGCGGACGCTCAATCGCCACGGCCTGGTCGCCGGCGCCACCGGCACGGGTAAGACCAAGACGTTGCAGGGAATCGCCGAACAACTGTCGGCGGCGGGAGTCCCCGTGGTCCTGGCCGATGTGAAGGGAGATCTGTCCGGGCTCGCGCAACCCGGGCAATCCGATGACAAACTCGTGGCGCGAGCCACTCAGACCGGAGACGCGGACTGGGCGCCGCGCGGATTCCCGACCGAATTCGTCTCGCTGGGGACCGAGGGAATCGGTGTGCCGATTCGCGCGACCATCACCTCGTTCGGACCGGTGCTGCTCAGTAAGGTGCTGGGCCTCAACGAAACTCAGGAGTCCACGCTCGGCCTGATCTTCCACTGGGCCGATACCCGCGGCCTGGCGCTGCTGGATCTGAAGGATCTGCGGTCGGTGATCCAGCATCTCACCAGTCCGGAGGGTAAGGAGGAGCTGAAAGGGATCGGCGGGGTGTCGGCCGCGACGGCCGGGGTCGTCCTGCGGGCGCTGGTGAATCTGGAGGCCGACGGTGGCGATACCTTCTTCGGGGAGCCCGAACTCGATCCCGCCGACCTGCTGCGCACCGCCGACGGTCAGGGTGTGATCACGCTGTTCGAACTGGGGTCCCAGGCCACGCGTCCGGTGTTGTTCTCCACTTTCCTGATGTGGGTGCTGGCCGACCTGTTCCAGACGCTTCCCGAAGTCGGCGATGTCGACAAACCGAAGCTGGTGTTCATCTTCGACGAAGCCCATCTGCTCTTCAACGACGCCTCGAAGGCGTTCCTGGAGCAGGTGGAGCAGACGGTGAAGCTCATCCGGTCCAAGGGCGTGGGTGTCTTCTTCTGTACCCAGTTGCCCACCGATGTGCCCAATGCCGTGCTCTCCCAACTGGGTGCGCGCGTTCAGCACGCTCTGCGCGCGTTCACACCCGACGATCAGAAGGCCCTGTCGAAGACGGTGCGCACCTATCCCGAGACCACCGCCTACGACCTCGACAAGGCGCTCACCTCCCTGGGAATCGGGGAGGCGATCGTCACGGTGCTGTCGGAGGTGGGCGCACCCACCCCGGTCGCGTGGACCCGGCTGCGCCCCCCGCGCTCGCTGATGGGCAGCATCGGTGACGACGGGATCCGTTCGCGAGCGCAGGCGAGCCCGCTGTACGCCGAGTACGGGCAGACCGTCGACCGGGAGTCCGCCTACGAGATGCTGGCCGCGAAAGTAGCTGCGGCGCAGCCGGAACCGGAGCCCGAGCGGTCCGGTGGACGGGCTCCCGAGCCGGACTCCTCCGCGGCGGAGCGGATCATGAGCAATCCCGCGGTGAAGAGTTTCCTGCGTTCGGCGGCCTCGGCGGCGGGCCGCGAGATCAGCCGCAGCCTGTTCGGAACCCGCAAACGCTAG
- the cmrA gene encoding mycolate reductase (Catalyzes the final step in mycolic acid biosynthesis.) yields the protein MSLPAPTADNRAVVTGASSGIGTALAEELAKRGYSVILVARRGDLLARLAQRLTDTYGVTAEVRAVDLSDREQRAPLAAELAEREIAILCNNAGVATFGAVADLDADFERAVMELNAVAVQDLTLAVLPGMLARGGGILITGSAAGNMAIPNNATYAATKAFTNTFSESLRGELTGSGVHVTLLAPGPVRTDNPDQEEVGTKIPDFIWVSAAYTAKISIDALARNKMRVVPGLISKGMSVAGQYAPRALTAPIVGTFYKKLAG from the coding sequence GTGAGCCTGCCTGCACCCACCGCCGACAATCGTGCCGTCGTCACCGGAGCGTCCTCCGGCATCGGAACCGCGCTGGCCGAGGAGCTGGCCAAGCGCGGATATTCGGTGATACTCGTCGCTCGCCGCGGCGATCTGCTCGCCCGGCTGGCACAGCGGCTGACCGACACCTACGGCGTCACCGCCGAGGTCCGCGCCGTCGACCTGTCCGATCGCGAACAGCGCGCGCCGCTGGCCGCCGAACTGGCCGAACGCGAGATCGCCATCCTCTGCAACAACGCCGGCGTCGCCACCTTCGGGGCGGTCGCCGACCTCGATGCCGATTTCGAGCGTGCGGTGATGGAACTCAACGCGGTGGCGGTCCAGGACCTGACCCTAGCGGTGCTGCCGGGCATGCTGGCCCGCGGCGGCGGCATCCTGATCACCGGGTCCGCGGCCGGCAATATGGCCATCCCGAACAATGCCACCTACGCCGCGACGAAGGCGTTCACCAACACCTTCTCCGAATCGCTGCGAGGCGAGCTGACCGGCAGCGGTGTCCATGTCACACTGCTGGCTCCCGGGCCGGTGCGCACCGACAATCCCGATCAGGAAGAAGTAGGCACCAAGATCCCCGATTTCATCTGGGTATCGGCCGCCTACACCGCCAAGATCTCCATCGACGCGCTGGCCCGCAACAAGATGCGCGTGGTTCCGGGCCTGATCAGCAAGGGTATGAGTGTGGCCGGGCAGTACGCGCCGCGGGCGCTGACCGCGCCGATCGTAGGCACCTTCTACAAGAAGCTGGCGGGCTGA
- a CDS encoding NADPH-dependent 2,4-dienoyl-CoA reductase: protein MTANSTDSPHSYPHLFTPLDLGHTTLRNRVVMGSMHTGLEDRAWDTNRLAAYFAERARGGVGLIITGGYAPNREGWLLPLGAKLTNRTEAYRHRAITKAVHAEGGKIALQILHAGRYAYVPFSVSASSIKAPINPFRPRKLSDKGVERTVDDYVRCAELARFAGYDGVEIMGGEGYLINQFLAPRTNKRTDRWGGSAENRRRFPLEIVRRIRAAVGTDFVIVFRLSMAEFVEHGQTETEILALATELESAGVSIINTDIGWHEARVPTIVTSVPRAAFVEFTAKITARVTVPVCASNRINMPETAEEILTRGDADLVSLARPLLADPEWAAKAAAARDDEINTCIACNQACLDHAFVHKTVSCLLNPRAGHETELRLLPTRSTRRVAVVGAGPAGLSAAVNLAERGHKVDLFEADDKIGGQFDIARRIPGKEEFNETIRYFTRKLELSGVRVFLERRVSATELIEGRYDHVVVATGVRPRIPNIPGIDHPKVLTYAELVREEKPVGKKVAVIGAGGIGYDVSEFLTVEGHPALKLDEWKQEWGVDAGDPDAPGQLTAPRPSPAPRDVVLLQRKSSPFGKSLGKTTGWVHRAAVKAKGVEQIGGVNYERIDDRGLHISFGDKRARPTVIECDNVILCAGQESVRDLVEPLRQAGVDTHLIGGAELAAELDAKRAIDQGTRLAAAL from the coding sequence ATGACCGCGAACTCCACCGATTCGCCGCACTCCTATCCACATCTGTTCACACCGCTGGATCTGGGCCACACCACCCTGCGCAACCGCGTGGTCATGGGTTCGATGCATACCGGCCTCGAGGACCGCGCCTGGGATACCAATCGCCTGGCCGCCTACTTCGCCGAGCGCGCCCGCGGCGGTGTGGGACTGATCATCACCGGTGGTTACGCCCCCAATCGGGAGGGCTGGCTGCTGCCGCTGGGTGCCAAACTCACCAACCGGACCGAGGCCTATCGGCATCGCGCGATCACCAAGGCCGTTCACGCCGAGGGGGGCAAGATCGCGCTGCAGATCCTGCACGCCGGACGATATGCCTATGTGCCGTTCAGTGTTTCGGCCTCCTCCATCAAGGCGCCCATCAATCCGTTCCGCCCGCGCAAACTGTCGGACAAGGGCGTGGAACGCACCGTCGACGACTATGTGCGCTGCGCGGAACTGGCGAGATTCGCCGGATACGACGGGGTCGAGATCATGGGCGGCGAGGGCTATCTGATCAATCAGTTCCTGGCGCCGCGGACCAACAAGCGCACCGATCGCTGGGGCGGTTCGGCGGAGAATCGACGCCGGTTCCCGCTGGAGATCGTGCGCCGGATCCGGGCCGCGGTCGGCACCGACTTCGTCATCGTATTCCGGCTCTCGATGGCCGAATTCGTCGAACACGGTCAAACCGAGACCGAAATCCTGGCGCTGGCAACAGAATTGGAATCCGCCGGGGTCAGCATCATCAATACCGATATCGGCTGGCACGAGGCCCGGGTACCGACCATCGTCACCTCGGTGCCGCGCGCGGCCTTCGTCGAGTTCACCGCGAAAATCACCGCGCGCGTGACCGTTCCGGTCTGCGCCTCCAACCGGATCAACATGCCGGAGACCGCCGAGGAGATCCTGACCCGCGGCGATGCCGACCTGGTCTCGCTGGCGCGTCCGCTGCTGGCCGACCCGGAATGGGCGGCCAAGGCCGCCGCCGCGCGCGACGACGAGATCAACACCTGTATCGCCTGTAATCAGGCCTGCCTGGACCACGCCTTCGTCCACAAGACGGTGTCCTGCCTGCTGAATCCGCGCGCCGGCCACGAAACCGAACTGCGGTTGCTGCCCACCCGCAGCACGCGGCGGGTAGCGGTCGTCGGCGCCGGTCCGGCCGGGTTGTCGGCGGCGGTCAACCTGGCCGAGCGCGGGCACAAGGTGGACCTGTTCGAGGCCGACGACAAGATCGGCGGTCAGTTCGATATCGCGCGCCGGATTCCGGGCAAGGAGGAATTCAACGAGACGATCCGATATTTCACCCGCAAGCTGGAACTGAGCGGCGTCCGGGTCTTCCTCGAGCGCCGGGTGAGCGCAACCGAACTGATCGAGGGCCGGTACGACCACGTGGTCGTCGCCACCGGGGTGCGGCCACGTATCCCGAACATCCCCGGAATCGACCATCCGAAGGTACTCACCTACGCCGAGCTGGTGCGGGAGGAGAAGCCGGTCGGTAAGAAGGTCGCGGTGATCGGCGCGGGCGGAATCGGTTACGACGTCAGCGAATTCCTCACCGTCGAAGGGCATCCGGCGCTGAAGCTCGACGAGTGGAAACAGGAATGGGGCGTCGACGCCGGCGATCCGGACGCGCCGGGCCAGCTGACCGCTCCGCGCCCCTCGCCCGCGCCGCGCGATGTCGTACTGCTGCAGCGTAAATCGTCACCGTTCGGCAAGAGCCTGGGCAAGACCACCGGCTGGGTGCATCGCGCCGCGGTGAAGGCCAAGGGGGTGGAGCAGATCGGCGGTGTGAACTACGAACGCATCGACGATCGCGGCCTGCACATCAGTTTCGGGGACAAACGCGCCCGGCCCACCGTCATCGAATGCGATAACGTGATCCTGTGCGCCGGACAGGAATCGGTGCGCGATCTGGTCGAACCGCTGCGACAGGCGGGGGTCGACACGCATCTGATCGGCGGCGCGGAATTGGCCGCCGAACTCGACGCGAAGCGGGCCATCGATCAGGGCACCCGGCTGGCGGCGGCACTGTAA
- a CDS encoding ferredoxin reductase, with product MVGLLDLVQTLTSPHPLDRYLELVRPTLTLRDMRAEIVGVDRRVPGSVTLSLRPTRQWSGHEAGQFVQVGVLIDGVKHTRCYSPIDAESGPRRTLTLTVKAHPDGLVSQYLHRHAKRGMVVDLAPASGVFRLPEQRPDRLVLISGGSGITPVLSMLSTLAAEGYPGEVVFLHYARSPEEVPHRDVLEDIARRFDNVDIVLGYPELGRSERLDGAPWTCATVPGATFLDYDELARIAPYFATAHTYVCGPPALMETVRRIYQAEELDDRLHSEEFVLTAAPADTTDVEGVTTFSASGKRSDNTGASLLEQAESAGLSPEFGCRMGICFSCTAIKRSGCTRNLRSGELDNDPDQPIQLCVSAAVGDVDIEI from the coding sequence ATGGTGGGACTGCTCGATCTGGTCCAGACTTTGACCTCACCGCACCCGCTCGACCGATATCTGGAGTTGGTGCGCCCGACACTGACCCTGCGCGATATGCGGGCCGAGATCGTCGGCGTGGATCGACGGGTACCCGGCTCGGTGACCTTGTCGCTGCGTCCGACCCGGCAGTGGTCCGGGCATGAAGCGGGACAGTTCGTGCAGGTCGGCGTGCTGATCGACGGTGTGAAGCACACCCGGTGCTACTCGCCGATCGACGCGGAGTCCGGCCCGCGCCGCACCCTCACCCTGACCGTGAAGGCGCATCCGGACGGCCTGGTCTCGCAATATCTGCACCGGCACGCGAAGCGCGGCATGGTCGTGGACCTCGCTCCCGCCTCGGGGGTGTTCCGGCTCCCCGAGCAACGTCCGGACAGGCTGGTGCTGATCAGCGGCGGCAGTGGGATCACCCCCGTGCTGTCGATGCTGTCCACGCTGGCCGCCGAGGGATATCCGGGCGAGGTCGTATTCCTGCACTACGCGCGGTCGCCCGAGGAGGTGCCGCACCGCGATGTGCTCGAAGACATCGCCCGGCGCTTCGACAATGTCGACATCGTGCTCGGCTATCCGGAACTGGGCCGGTCCGAGCGGCTCGACGGCGCGCCGTGGACCTGCGCCACCGTGCCGGGCGCCACATTCCTCGACTACGACGAGTTGGCGCGCATCGCACCGTATTTCGCCACCGCCCACACCTACGTCTGCGGCCCGCCCGCCCTCATGGAGACCGTACGCCGCATCTACCAGGCCGAGGAACTCGACGATCGCCTGCACAGCGAGGAGTTCGTCCTCACCGCGGCACCTGCCGACACCACCGACGTCGAGGGCGTCACCACCTTCTCGGCGAGCGGAAAGCGATCCGACAACACCGGCGCCAGCCTGCTGGAGCAGGCCGAATCCGCCGGTCTGAGCCCGGAATTCGGCTGCCGGATGGGGATCTGCTTCTCCTGCACCGCGATCAAGCGATCCGGCTGCACCCGCAATCTGCGCAGTGGCGAACTCGACAACGATCCCGACCAGCCGATCCAGCTGTGCGTCAGCGCCGCGGTCGGCGATGTCGACATCGAAATCTGA
- a CDS encoding VOC family protein: protein MAILSRLGLPGDETSWTALGFAVQDRMLRIGQISCTLGVGAGWGFDGTDTDAGILGVPEILSGTDAETPHPNGVTFVDHIVYWVPDLDEAIAALTAVLGVGPRRRFHPRGPEGPEMAFYRVGEAFIEVVSAGQRTPGLVGIAFGTPDLDATVAAVRAVGGPIGEPKPAVQGGRIASVWHGHVDWGIAFLEPAPRTPGIRTATGDRGTR from the coding sequence ATGGCGATTCTCAGCCGACTCGGCCTTCCCGGCGATGAGACATCGTGGACGGCATTGGGTTTCGCGGTGCAGGACCGGATGCTGCGGATCGGGCAGATCTCGTGCACACTCGGCGTCGGCGCGGGCTGGGGTTTCGACGGCACCGACACCGATGCCGGGATCCTCGGGGTGCCCGAGATATTGAGCGGTACCGACGCCGAGACACCCCACCCCAACGGCGTCACCTTCGTCGATCACATCGTGTACTGGGTTCCCGATCTGGACGAGGCCATCGCGGCGCTGACCGCGGTCCTCGGGGTCGGTCCGCGGCGGCGGTTCCATCCCCGCGGACCGGAGGGACCCGAAATGGCCTTCTATCGGGTCGGCGAGGCGTTCATCGAAGTGGTATCGGCCGGTCAGCGCACACCGGGACTGGTCGGCATCGCCTTCGGAACGCCGGATCTCGATGCCACGGTTGCCGCGGTCCGGGCGGTCGGCGGCCCCATCGGCGAACCGAAACCGGCGGTCCAGGGCGGGCGGATCGCCAGCGTCTGGCACGGCCATGTCGACTGGGGTATCGCCTTCCTGGAACCCGCGCCGCGTACCCCCGGAATCCGGACCGCGACCGGCGACCGGGGCACCCGGTAG
- a CDS encoding PadR family transcriptional regulator, whose translation MALEHALLVSLSERAGSGYELARRFDKSIGFFWSATHQQIYRVLKRMEERGWVSGEAVAQDGRPDKKVYTVSADGHAELARWISEPTDDIGPLRSELGVKIRAAAHGDLDAVCAEVARHRDQHAQRLDLYRRMEKKDFPAPDQLTGTTLYQYLVLRGGIRVEAGFVEWCDEVLAGLRGGIPAMSPTDPEATAPQPDSVPER comes from the coding sequence ATGGCCCTCGAACACGCGCTGCTGGTATCGCTGAGCGAGCGGGCCGGTTCGGGGTACGAACTGGCGCGCCGATTCGACAAATCCATCGGATTCTTCTGGAGCGCAACGCATCAGCAGATCTACCGCGTGCTCAAACGCATGGAGGAACGCGGCTGGGTCAGCGGTGAGGCGGTCGCGCAGGACGGCCGCCCCGACAAGAAGGTCTACACCGTCAGCGCGGACGGTCATGCGGAGCTCGCGCGCTGGATCTCCGAGCCCACCGACGATATCGGCCCGCTCCGCAGTGAATTGGGCGTGAAGATCCGCGCCGCCGCGCACGGCGATCTCGATGCCGTGTGCGCCGAAGTGGCGCGCCATCGCGATCAGCACGCGCAGCGGCTGGACCTGTACCGCCGGATGGAGAAGAAGGACTTTCCCGCCCCGGATCAGCTCACCGGCACCACGCTGTATCAATACCTGGTGCTGCGCGGCGGGATCCGCGTGGAGGCCGGATTCGTCGAATGGTGCGACGAGGTCCTGGCCGGCCTGCGGGGCGGAATTCCCGCAATGTCGCCGACCGATCCGGAAGCCACAGCCCCGCAACCGGATTCCGTTCCCGAAAGGTGA
- a CDS encoding TetR family transcriptional regulator has translation MSEQAETRIERKERTRRALLEGTLTLAAERGFAALSLREIARSAGIVPTAFYRHFESLDELGTTLVDEGVRQMRLALRQLRRTPDARLAETVRFVFAQIAGREDLYGFLIRERHGGSPALRTAIAAEMQLITRELVVDMSRVPALDAWPTDDLELAADLIVSTVADHIADFVAAPLRDRPDLVDRTVGQVRMIALGMAAWTPHSA, from the coding sequence ATGAGCGAGCAGGCCGAAACCCGAATCGAGCGCAAGGAGCGCACGCGTCGAGCACTGCTGGAGGGCACGCTGACGCTGGCCGCCGAGCGCGGCTTCGCCGCCCTGAGTCTGCGCGAGATCGCCCGCTCGGCCGGAATCGTCCCCACCGCCTTCTATCGCCACTTCGAATCCTTGGACGAATTGGGGACCACGCTCGTCGACGAGGGGGTGCGGCAGATGCGTCTGGCGCTACGGCAACTGCGCCGCACCCCGGACGCGCGGCTGGCCGAGACGGTGCGCTTCGTGTTCGCGCAGATCGCCGGGCGCGAGGATCTCTACGGATTCCTCATTCGTGAACGACACGGCGGATCGCCCGCGTTGCGCACGGCCATCGCGGCGGAAATGCAGTTGATCACCAGAGAATTGGTCGTCGACATGTCGCGGGTGCCGGCGCTGGACGCCTGGCCGACCGATGATCTGGAACTCGCGGCCGATCTGATCGTGTCCACCGTCGCCGACCATATCGCCGATTTCGTCGCCGCTCCGCTGCGCGACCGCCCCGATCTCGTCGATCGCACCGTCGGACAGGTGCGGATGATCGCCCTGGGCATGGCCGCCTGGACGCCGCACTCCGCCTGA